A stretch of Methanobrevibacter sp. YE315 DNA encodes these proteins:
- a CDS encoding DUF3194 domain-containing protein, with translation MSKLKTLTQDDLETISDDFGEILEREVSKTISMKELEDLDLDIVLSYENEQLDVDVDVGVLFDELSEITQDQVTNAIDEAYLKFDSYIDENYRE, from the coding sequence ATGTCTAAACTCAAAACATTAACCCAAGATGATTTGGAGACAATTTCCGATGATTTCGGTGAAATTCTTGAACGTGAAGTTTCAAAGACAATTTCCATGAAAGAGTTGGAAGATTTGGATTTGGATATTGTTCTCAGTTATGAAAATGAGCAGTTGGATGTTGATGTTGATGTTGGAGTTCTTTTTGATGAACTGTCTGAAATCACACAAGATCAGGTAACTAATGCCATTGATGAAGCTTATTTGAAGTTTGATTCATATATTGATGAGAATTATAGGGAATAA
- a CDS encoding HisA/HisF family protein — MIKKIPVIDLKQHQAVSGKSGMRDTYQPLRTVFASSSNPVDIANGLRLNGADEMYIADLDLIESNGHNINDVKMVNTILHVMFDGGVKNLEGFKFFLDYAYKIIVPTETIESLEEIEKIFEKYPKERIVISVDVKNNELLAKNMDISLHDFKEFLKKIDPNEIIILDISGVGTEKGYNEELLKEFEELKDKLIIAGGLNKESLSELDSIGIKKVLIGTSLHSGEVKLLD; from the coding sequence ATGATTAAGAAAATTCCTGTAATTGATCTGAAACAACACCAGGCCGTAAGCGGCAAATCTGGTATGAGAGACACCTATCAACCATTAAGAACTGTTTTTGCATCTTCCTCCAATCCGGTTGACATTGCAAACGGATTAAGATTAAACGGTGCTGATGAAATGTACATTGCCGATTTGGATCTAATCGAATCCAATGGCCATAATATCAATGACGTTAAGATGGTTAACACAATATTGCATGTGATGTTTGACGGTGGAGTCAAAAATCTTGAAGGATTTAAATTCTTCCTGGATTACGCTTATAAAATCATTGTACCAACAGAAACCATAGAAAGCCTTGAGGAAATCGAAAAGATATTCGAAAAATATCCTAAGGAAAGAATCGTTATCAGTGTTGATGTAAAGAATAATGAGCTTCTTGCAAAAAACATGGATATAAGTCTGCATGACTTTAAGGAATTCCTTAAAAAAATAGACCCTAACGAAATAATCATTCTGGATATTAGCGGTGTGGGCACAGAAAAGGGATATAATGAAGAATTGCTTAAGGAATTTGAAGAGTTGAAAGACAAGTTGATTATTGCAGGCGGTTTGAACAAGGAATCTCTTAGTGAATTGGATTCAATAGGTATAAAAAAAGTATTGATAGGAACTAGCCTACATTCAGGTGAAGTTAAACTCCTAGACTAA
- a CDS encoding DUF6020 family protein, with protein sequence MNRNVDSSNKVGAFKKSNYLKDLIIFLIPVVIFLYYLHVYNPGILTVDSYSQLHQIATKHYTNWHPFFHTLIEKVCIKIFPSPVSICVLQILTFSAMWTIICRFNRRKNTGLDKQFILQVIVTLAISLIPINAIYSITLWKDILFSYFLMFLCFLIYRLLIRKGNLSTGFAVVLSGVMAFVAQLRPNGIFIIIIMLIIIAAYLYKNNKAQNFYIIIPVLTVIFILMIASLNVAFDVEDNQKDAVFTKVSHMLANYDMNLDISKEDRTMIHYLIDEKSIKEKYKPTYSDPIWGSANEQIFDNNKAAYIGMAVKYSITNPGHFIKYVLESSPIVWDITRDSDWVGSVYKTDINNANRFFYSNNVTPASKYDGMMARHAGTPEYDRLNDFAYSIKDNLLTDTLFDSPALYMYLAIILMVLIHFITKSKDIYVAYIPNLLNIILVLFSTPIQDNRYLYPNLLVAYLLIIILIGAYANRNSEPEPVTEKKVDYSDLPNDSRFYIE encoded by the coding sequence ATGAATAGGAATGTGGATAGTTCAAATAAAGTTGGTGCATTTAAAAAGTCGAATTATTTAAAAGATTTAATAATCTTTTTAATCCCTGTTGTAATATTCCTGTATTATCTTCATGTTTATAATCCGGGGATTTTAACTGTTGACTCATACAGTCAACTTCACCAGATTGCTACAAAGCACTATACAAATTGGCATCCGTTTTTCCATACACTTATTGAAAAGGTCTGCATCAAGATATTTCCAAGCCCAGTCTCAATTTGCGTTCTTCAGATTTTGACATTTTCAGCAATGTGGACCATAATCTGCAGATTCAATAGAAGAAAAAATACCGGCCTCGATAAACAGTTCATCCTGCAGGTTATTGTTACATTAGCTATCAGTTTAATTCCTATCAATGCAATATACTCAATTACACTTTGGAAAGACATTCTATTCAGTTATTTCCTGATGTTTTTATGTTTCTTAATCTACAGATTATTGATTAGAAAGGGCAATCTAAGCACTGGATTTGCCGTTGTCCTATCTGGTGTCATGGCTTTTGTGGCTCAATTAAGACCAAACGGCATCTTTATCATTATAATAATGTTAATTATAATTGCAGCATATCTTTATAAGAACAATAAAGCTCAAAACTTCTATATAATTATACCTGTACTAACCGTAATCTTCATATTAATGATTGCATCATTGAATGTGGCATTTGATGTTGAAGACAATCAAAAGGATGCAGTATTTACAAAAGTTTCACATATGCTTGCCAATTATGACATGAATCTTGACATAAGCAAAGAAGACAGGACAATGATACATTACTTAATTGACGAAAAGTCAATTAAAGAAAAATATAAGCCTACATATTCGGATCCGATATGGGGAAGCGCCAATGAACAAATATTCGATAATAATAAGGCCGCTTATATTGGAATGGCTGTCAAATATTCCATAACAAATCCTGGACACTTCATAAAGTACGTTTTAGAATCCTCTCCGATAGTATGGGACATTACCAGAGACAGCGATTGGGTAGGTTCAGTGTATAAAACAGACATAAACAATGCAAACAGGTTTTTCTATTCAAATAATGTGACTCCTGCATCAAAATATGATGGAATGATGGCAAGACATGCAGGAACTCCAGAATACGATCGTCTTAACGATTTTGCATATTCTATTAAGGATAATCTCCTTACTGATACACTGTTTGACAGTCCTGCACTATACATGTATCTTGCAATAATTCTAATGGTGTTGATACACTTCATTACCAAATCCAAGGACATATATGTTGCATATATACCAAACTTATTGAATATAATCCTTGTTTTGTTTTCAACACCGATACAAGACAACAGATACTTATATCCGAATTTGCTGGTCGCATATCTATTGATAATTATTCTGATTGGAGCTTACGCCAATAGGAATTCAGAACCTGAACCTGTAACAGAAAAAAAAGTAGATTACAGCGATCTGCCAAATGACAGCAGATTCTATATTGAATGA
- a CDS encoding cation diffusion facilitator family transporter codes for MRIDIHNHHKKAGKNLAFVFFMNLAFNIIVIVGGLATNSMAILADCIHDMSDTISIAVAWFLEHVSQKDSTDKYSYGYQRFSILGAVITSVFVIIMAFVILLEAIPRLFAPEGIDAGGMLVVAIVGIIFKSISVHKLHDGETFNEKAILFHQLGDVFEWVAILILSVVLMFWDGAQYLDPFVSIGIALWLIFNLGRNLHKSVEVLLQKTPNHFDVEEFKENVLNIKGVNAIDDFHAWSLDGIDSVLTLKVAIDNWEMQDEIKKEIYRISSKYHIVDITIEFD; via the coding sequence ATGAGAATTGACATTCACAATCATCACAAGAAAGCCGGCAAAAATCTGGCATTTGTTTTTTTCATGAATTTGGCTTTCAATATTATCGTCATTGTAGGGGGTCTGGCCACAAACAGTATGGCTATTCTTGCAGACTGCATTCATGACATGTCAGATACCATTTCAATAGCTGTAGCATGGTTTCTTGAGCATGTCTCACAAAAGGATTCAACAGACAAATATTCCTACGGCTATCAGAGGTTTTCAATTCTTGGAGCTGTCATAACCTCAGTTTTTGTTATAATAATGGCATTTGTCATACTTCTTGAAGCCATTCCAAGACTGTTTGCGCCTGAAGGCATTGATGCAGGTGGAATGCTTGTTGTTGCCATTGTTGGAATCATTTTTAAATCAATCTCAGTTCACAAGCTTCATGATGGTGAAACCTTCAATGAAAAGGCCATTCTGTTCCATCAGCTTGGAGATGTTTTCGAATGGGTTGCTATCCTAATTTTAAGTGTGGTTTTGATGTTCTGGGATGGGGCTCAATATCTAGATCCTTTCGTTTCAATAGGCATAGCCCTGTGGCTGATATTCAACCTCGGAAGGAATTTACATAAGTCCGTTGAGGTTCTGCTTCAAAAGACACCAAATCATTTTGATGTTGAAGAGTTCAAGGAGAATGTTTTGAATATCAAAGGCGTAAATGCAATCGATGATTTCCATGCATGGTCCCTTGACGGAATCGATTCTGTATTGACATTGAAGGTTGCAATTGACAATTGGGAAATGCAGGATGAAATTAAAAAAGAGATTTATAGAATATCATCCAAATATCATATCGTAGACATTACTATAGAATTTGACTGA
- a CDS encoding PfkB family carbohydrate kinase, translating into MTLVVIGPVTRDLIVIGEKESHKIGGATYYQSKVFEKYFEDYLAIVNCADENLVDDFPAKDKVKVILKEDTHFFVNDYPNPDDLDVRVQSSNFADIPILKSDLEDILPSQIDGFVLNPLNRFDFPLETIEYLKSFDVPIFISIQGFLRVPDGEVNGNYAIGLSCFDDLSVILKGVKSIFLDEAEANIIGTDFDVDEMVVTNGSHGSRIISDDEIKIEAVKCENIVDTTGCGDTYMAAYITQRLMSKSIRQSGDFASLIASRKISNLL; encoded by the coding sequence ATGACACTGGTTGTTATTGGTCCCGTAACCAGGGATTTGATTGTTATTGGAGAGAAGGAGTCTCATAAGATTGGCGGTGCAACATACTACCAAAGCAAAGTTTTTGAAAAATACTTTGAAGATTACCTGGCTATCGTAAACTGTGCAGATGAGAATCTGGTTGATGATTTTCCTGCAAAGGATAAGGTTAAAGTAATTCTGAAAGAGGATACTCATTTTTTTGTAAATGATTATCCGAATCCAGATGATTTGGATGTGCGTGTGCAATCAAGCAATTTTGCAGATATTCCAATTTTAAAAAGCGATTTGGAAGATATTTTGCCTTCACAAATTGACGGGTTTGTATTGAATCCTTTAAACAGGTTTGATTTTCCACTTGAAACTATCGAATATCTGAAAAGTTTCGATGTTCCGATTTTCATTTCAATTCAGGGATTTTTAAGAGTTCCTGATGGTGAAGTAAACGGGAATTATGCAATAGGATTGTCATGTTTCGATGATTTGAGTGTTATTTTAAAAGGCGTTAAATCAATATTTTTAGATGAGGCGGAAGCAAACATCATTGGCACAGACTTTGATGTAGATGAGATGGTAGTAACTAATGGAAGTCATGGGTCTAGAATCATTTCAGATGATGAAATAAAAATTGAAGCCGTCAAATGTGAAAACATTGTTGACACAACTGGCTGTGGCGACACTTATATGGCAGCTTACATTACTCAGCGCCTGATGTCCAAGTCAATCAGGCAATCCGGTGATTTTGCATCGCTGATTGCAAGCAGGAAAATTAGTAACTTATTGTAA